The sequence AGTTTCTCATACTGCCCCAGTTTTGCCTCCTTGATGCCCCTTTCAAGGAATTGGATTGAGCGGTCATAATCATCTCGGCTAACCGGATAGGGATAGCCATCCTTGCCACCATGGGCAAAGGAGTATGTTACCGGGTCACGAAAAGACAAGGGCGCGCCATAAGCCACCTCAGCAACAAGCGCCAGCGCCCTGACTGTCTTTGGTCCGACACCAGAAACAAGCAAAAGTTGGGCAAAATCTTCTGGCGGCTCTTCATAGGTCTTTAAGAGAACCTTATGAAGATAGGTGGGTGAGATATCACTTGCCAGAACCGGATGGTGGGCAGGCAGATTTAACTTTGAGACCTCTCTCACGGTCATTTCCGGTCTTTGGGCGGCAATTTCCACTATTGCCTTTCTTGCCGTTTCCGCCTCAGATGCAACCATATTAAGGACCCTGTCTGACCTTTTGCCGATAATCCCTTTATGCGGCTCAACAACAAAACTGTCCAAGCCTTCCGAGAGCCAGTGGTATCTGCGCGCCCAGCGGGTCTGGGTATTCATCCCCTGCTGAACAATTGCCCATTCACCCCTGCCCGTGCCGATAAAAAGGTGGTGGTAAATCTGATAACCGTCCTGAAGTGCGGTTGAATCCACCTTTGCCACCAGCCTGCTCACCTGAATTAGCCTTTCACCATCAAGACCGAACCTGTCCGCAAAAAGCCTGATTTCCTCCGGTGTCCGGCGTGATGCCCTGCCCTTGCCACCGCAGACGAAGATATTGAAATCCCTTTCCTGACCCTTGATGCCCTCCTTCAATGCACCGCAGACCGTTGTTGTCAGACCTGATGAGTGCCAGTCAAACCCGGCAACGCAGCCAAGGCTCTGAAACCAGACCGGGTCAGAAAACCGCCGCAGGAGTTCCTCAGGACCGAACTCGGCAACAATTATTTCAGCAACCGCGCGCACCAGCCGCTTCATCCGCTCAAAAAGCCAGGAGGGTGCAGAACCGTAATGCAGAGGCATTTCCGCAATCCCGCGGCGCATAAGTTGATTGTAGAACGGTAACAAACAAGGTCAAGCGATAATGTGGGATATGTGCTTACCACTTGGTTCTGTATTTGATAAAATAGATACCAGGGAAATGGGGGTGATTTTGGCTGTTCTGGGATTTGATTAAGTATACTTATAAGTATACGAAATAGGCGCGGGGGAAATTGCTTTATCGGCCGGAATTTCAAATAGTTAGCAGTAAAACCAGGAATTTCAGACCCCACCCCCTATACCGTCCCCCTAAGGGCTTTGCAGGCGGTATCTCGGGTTGTGTTTTAGGTGGCTTTAGAGGCTATTTGGGATTTGGTATTGAGGAGGGATTTTGAGATAGCATTTCAGGTCATCTGCCAGGCCGGTTTTGGAGGTTTTGCTGAGATTGTCTTGACGGTCATAAAGGATGCCATTTATCAGGTGGCACTCAAGCCAGATTCTGGTGTGGAACTGGTAACCATTTAAGAGATAGCCGGCTATTCAGAACCGATTACGGAATCCCGAGCGGAACTACCGGCGCTGGGAGCGCCAGCGTTCGGCAAGTTTTAACAGTCTTCTGCCATTTTCCGCACTGAATCTGAACCTGCCATCAGGCATCAGTTCGTTAACTGCGTTCGGCTCATTACCTTTGAGCCAGTTGAGAAACCCCAGAGCCTGACCGAAGAATATCAGATTTGTGCCCGTTTCCGGCTGAATGACCAGCCGCAAGACCCTTCGCCTCTGAAAAACAAACCAGGCATCGTATGACACCTGACCCAAATCCAAAATCTCATAAAGTTCATTTCTCTCACTGAGCCGGCAGAAGACGGTCTCCTCTTTTATCTGAAAATCAAAGCCGTTGAGCCTTGAGCCAACCGCCTGCGCATAACCAAAAAAGTCCAATAGTTCCCTTTTCCCCTGCGCGACAACACCGATACCCTTAACCTCAACGGTGGCATCAGGGGTAAAAAGGGAAATCAGTTTTGAGCCCCTTTTCTGTCCGAAGCCATTGACAAACCCCAAAACCGCACTCACACTCGCGCCTTGATTTCTGCCCTCTTTCTCGGAAAGGACAAACGGTCCGGAACAGAAGCAGAGAAAAAGGGTGGTAAAAACCGCTCGCCGCACCATTCCCTTTTACCCCTTAGAACCCAAATGTCAATCTTAACCTTTTTCCCCTTTCATAAATTGACACCATTTCCTTATCGGCTATTCTATAGACTTATGGTTCGGGTGTGCGTCATTTTTGCCGCTGGCATCAACTGCGACCAGGAGACCATTTTCGCCTTTGAAAAGGCGGGTGCAAAGGCAGAAAGGGTGCACATCAACATCCTCAAGAAAAAGCCCGCACTTTTGCGGGAGTATCAGGTATTGGTCATTCCGGGCGGTTTTTCCTATGGCGACTACATCGCCTCCGGCAGGGTGTTAGCAAATGAAATCCGGCACAACCTTGCCGAAGAGGTCAGCCGCTTTCTCGCCGAGGGCAAACCCATTTTAGGCATCTGCAACGGCTTTCAGGTCTTGGTAAAGTGTGGGCTTCTGCCCGCATTTGAGAGACCATTTGAACCCCAGAGCGTAACACTGGACACCAATGACTCAGCCCGCTATGAGGACCGCTGGGTCTATCTCAAAAGAGAAAACTCCCCCTGCATTTTTACCCAAGACCTGCCGGAGATTATCTACCTACCGGTGGCGCACAGCGAGGGCAAGTTCATCGTGAACTCGCCTGAGACCTTAAGGCGCCTGAAGGAAAACCGTCAGATAGTTTTTCGCTATGTAACCGCGGAGGGCAAGGAGGCAAAATACCCTGAAAACCCCAACGGCTCAATTGCAGGCATCGCGGGCATCTGCGACCCGAGCGGCAGGGTCTTTGGGCTGATGCCCCATCCTGAGCGCTACACCATGATAGAGCACCACCCCCGCTGGCATCGGGAAAGGTTGACAAGACCTGATGGAATTGCCATATTTGAAAATGCGGTCAGATATGCCCGAAAAAACCTTTAAAAGGAAACTGCGCTCAGGGGATGAGGCGACCCGCATCACCGAGCATCCCATCCTCAGTTTCACCCGGGGTCCTGAGGTAACATTTTATTTTGAAGGCAGACCATTAAAGGGCTATCTCGGTGAGACGATTGCGGCTGCCCTTGTTGCCAACGGCGTCAGGGTGTTCAGGTATTCAGAAAGGCACAACCGTCCCCGGGGATTTTTCTGCGCGGTGGGCAAATGCTCATCCTGCCTGATGATTGTTGATGGCAGACCAAACACAATGGTCTGTATGGAGCCACTGCGTGAGGGTGTTAGGGTTGAGCGCCAGAAGGGCAGGGGCAAAATTTGATGGCAAAAGAGCAAATTAAACACACCCAGATTGCCATCGTCGGTGGTGGACCTGCGGGTCTCTCTGCCGGGATTGTGGCGGCAAAACTTGGGGCACGGGTTTGCCTGATTGACGACAACCCCAGGCTCGGTGGTCAACTTGTCAAACAGACCCACAAGTTCTTCGGCTCCAAGAGCCACTACTGCGGCACCAGGGGGATTGACATTGCCAGAATCCTTGAGGATGAACTGCGCGCAACCGGTTGTGAAATCATCCTGAACACCACCTGCATCGGTCATTTTAGACCAAATATCCTCGGTCTGGCAGGTGCTGAAAGTTTCACCAAACTCACCTATGACCGGTTGATTGTTGCCACCGGTGCCAGTGAAAACAACATCCTCTTTGAAAACAACGACCTGCCCGGTGTGTATGGCGCAGGTGCGGTTCAGACCCTGATGAATGTGTATGGCATAAGACCGGGCAAAAGGGTCCTGATGGTTGGCTCGGGCAACATCGGTCTTATCGTCTCCTATCAACTGCTCCAGGCAGGCGTTGAGGTTGTTGCGGTTGTTGAGGCGCTGCCAAGGATTGGCGGGTATCATGTCCATGCGGCAAAACTCAGACGACTCGGCGTGCCGATTCTTGTCTCCCATACCATCAAAGCCGCATTGGGCAAGGATTCTGTTACCGGTGCCATCATCTGCCGCCTGAACAAAAGGTTAGAGCCGCTAAAAGGAACCGAAAAAAGGCTCAAGGTTGACACCATCTGCCTTGCGGTCGGTCTCTCACCTCTTGTTGAACTTCTCTCTCAGATAGGCTGCCAAATTGTTTATATTCCAGAACTTGGAGGTCTGGTTGCCTGGCACAATGATGACCTTGAGACATCGGTCCCTGGCGTCTATGTTGCCGGTGATGTCAGTGGTGTTGAGGAGGCGTCAACCGCAATCCTTGAGGGCAGAATTGCCGGTGCCAATGCGGTGATGAGCCTTTTGGGCAAAAACAACGATGCCGAGAGGATAATTCAGGAGGCAAAAAGGGAGCTTAGCCTTATCCGCCAGGGTCCATTCGGGGAAAAGGTGGCAAAGGGCAAAAAGAGGCTTTACGCACTCAATCAATTGACTCAAGCCTAAAGGTGCGGTTTTTATCCTATGAAACACCGCTCAAAAAAGCCCCCTACCAAAAAACCGCCTGTTCGTAAATTCAGATTTTTCTCTTCACCTGCCATTCCCTATATCATCATCGCCATAGCAACATTCACCTACTTTTATGAGATTATTTTCAGCCGCAACTTCCTCTGGGAGGACATCCTCTATCAATACTACCCCTTCCACCACTTCCTCTTCAACAACCTGCGCCAGTTCTCAATTCCGCTCTGGAACCCCTATATGTTTGCCGGGATGCCATTTCTTGCCGACATCCAGACCCAGGTTTTCTATCCGCTCAACTGGCTTTTTGCCCTCTTTTCCTCATCCAATCAGAGCCTTGTGTTCTGGCTGGTTGAGTTCAAGTGCATCCTCCACATTTTTTTAGCCGGGATTGGCTTTTACCTTCTGGCAAGGGAACTGAACTTATCAAGATATGCGGGCATCACGAGCGCCCTCACCTTTGCCCTTTCCAGTTTTATGGTTATGCACCTCATCCATCTCACCCTAATCAGCACCTTTGCCTGGTTTCCGCTCATCCTGCTCTTCTTTTACCGCACCCTTTTTCATCGCCGTCTGCGCGACTCCCTCCTTGCCGGCATCTGCCTTGCCCTTGCAAACCTTGCCGGACACCCCCAGATGACCCTGCACATCGTCTACTCCCTTGGATTACTATTTATTCTTTATCTCATTTTTAACTGGCGCCGCGAACGGGTGTTTATCCTGAAAAGACATCTACCCCTATTCATTCTCGCCATTTTCACCGGCTTTGCCATTGCTGCCGCTGCCTATCTCCCTGCGTATCAATACTCGCTCCACACCGTGCGCGAACTGATGACCTATGCCGAATCTGCGGAAACCTCCCTCCCCCCTTCCTTTTTCATCTCCGTTCTTATCCCCAAGTTCTTTGGCAGCCTGACAGCAAGCGGCACCGACTCGGTCCAATTCTGGGCAAATTCTCTTAGTTATGTTTACTGGGAAACCGCATTTTATTTTGGCGTTGTCCCGTTTGTCCTTGCCATCCTCGGCATCGTTTTCAACCGCCATCCCCTGCGCTGGCATTTACTCATCCTTGTCTTAATTGCACTCCTTCTCGCCCTGGGCAGGTTCACCCCTTTTTATCGCCTCGCATTTGAAATCCTGCCTGGATTTGACCGGTTTAGGATCCCTGCAAGATTCATCGGTATCTTGACATTTGCATTTGCCCTCTTTGCCGGGCTGGGGATGGATGTGTTTCTAAAGGAAAAAGCCCAAAGACGCATCATCATCCCTGGGATCTCCATCTTCGCCTATGCCCTCCTCATCCTGTTTTTGCTCATTACCGGTGTTTTAGCAAAACCATTCCCCTTATTAAAAACTACCACCATCTTCAACAACGCCCTAAACCAGACCGGCATCCTCTTTGCCTTCCTTGTTATCGCCCTCATCCTTATCTATCTCCGAAACCGCTATTTCCGTTATGCCCCGGTATTTGCCTCACTGTTGATTTTACTGACATTCATCGATTTATATAAATTCGGACACAGATTCAACCTCGGCACAACCAGACCCGAGGAGTTCTACCCCAGGCGTCCTTTCATTGACAATTTAATCAGAGAGAGCAAGGAAACGCCCTTCCGCATCAACGCCCGTTCAGGCTCCTATATGGTTCTCCAGCGCAACGAAGGTCTTATCTGGCAACTGGAACTGCTTGAGGGCTACACCCCCCTAAAACTCACCGACTATGTCAGTTTTGAAATCCCTAATGAAATAAAAAACAACCTCCTGAATGTCAAATACCGCATCAATGTTGACTCGCTGGCACAGAAAATCGGACTTGTTCCCAACCCCGATTTTCTTCCCCGTGCCTGGCTTGCCGACACCTTTATCGTCATCCCTGAGCGCGAGCGGATTCTTGCAACCCTTGCTGATCCCGGTTTTGACTATCGCAGGATTGTCATCCTTGAAAAACAGCCCTTACCAGCACCCCAATCAAATCCTGAAAGTACTCCTTCTGGTTCTGTGGTCATTACCCGCCGCCTGCGGGAAAGAATTGAACTGAAGGTGGAAACAGCGCGACCCGCCATTCTGGTCCTTTCTGAAATCTACTACCCTGAATGGAAGGCGCTTGTAGACTCTAAACCTTGTGAAATCCTGCGTGCTGATTATTGTTTGCGTGCCCTTGCCCTTTCTGCAGGCACCCACACCGTGATTTTTTATTACGACCGCACCTGGTTTAACCTTGGCGTCATCATCAGTTTACTGGCACTTGCCGGCACAACTGCTCTCCTCTTATTTTCCCAGAGACGCACTCAGCGTCTGAAATAGAGGATTATCACCACACTCAAAAGCCAGAGAAGGACATCAATAATTAATGGCAGATCGGTGAAAAGGACCTTTTCTGGTGCCCCTCCCTCCTCCTTGCGATAGACCAGATAAAGATATCTATAAATCCCGTAGAGGACAAAAGGCACGGTCAAAATTAGATTGTGTGTGCCGAACTTGTGAACCGTTTCTGGCGCTATGGTATAAAGGCAGTAGGCGATAACCGTTGCCGAGGTTGCAACCGCAATCATCTGGTCCAAAAGCGTCTCAGAATACTTGCCTAAAACACTGCGATGGGAAATCCCGCCCCCTTCAAGGAACAAAAGTTCGTGCCTGCGCTTGGCAAGCGCCAGAAAAAGCGCCAAAAGGATGGCGCAGACAAAAAGCCAGGGTGAAATCTGCACCCTGATGACATAGGTGCCTGAGATTGCCCGCAGGGCAAAACCAGCGGCAACCACCATCACATCAAGGACAACAATCTTTTTCAGACTGAATGAGTATGCCAGTTGCAGAAGAAAATAAAAGGCAATGATTAACCCGAACCGCCAGTCAAGATAGAAACCTCCACCAAGTCCGATTATTACCGCAACCGTACCTGCGATTGCGGCAGGAAAAACCGGCAACTGACCCGAGGCGATTGGGCGCAGCCGCTTCTTCGGATGGATGCGGTCCTGCTCTTTATCAACGATGTCATTATAGATATATACCGCGCCTGACACCAAGCAGAAGGCAACAAACGCACCAAAACTCTTTAAGACCTTGGGCAAATCTAAAAGATTTTCCGAAAAGACCAGCGCGGCAAAAACCAAGAGGTTTTTGACCCACTGCTTCGGTCTCATCGAGCGTAAGACTGCTAAAATCATTAAGATAAACTTTTACCCTAATCTCCCATTTTGTCAAATAATACTCAGCACCTCTTTAAACTTGACAAAAGAGGCAGAATGAATATCTTAAATCAGGCGCGCTAAATGGCAAAGACAATACAATGGCAGAGCCACCAGATTGAGATAACCCCCTTTATTTCCCCAAAATATCTGCTGCTTGCCGGTGAAACGCTCCTTAGGGTTGATGGCAAGGAGGTTGCCCGAACTGGCGGGTTTCACTTCTCAGAAAAGGGTTGTGGGACCTTTTACCACGATGGCAACCCATTGCCTATTGAACTGCAACTGAAGGGCGGATTTTTATATGTTAATTATCTCCTCAAAATCGCGGACAATGAGGTCGCCAAAGGAAAAGTTAAACTTCAAGGGCTTGGTTGGGCCTGCC is a genomic window of candidate division WOR-3 bacterium containing:
- a CDS encoding DUF763 domain-containing protein, with the translated sequence MRRGIAEMPLHYGSAPSWLFERMKRLVRAVAEIIVAEFGPEELLRRFSDPVWFQSLGCVAGFDWHSSGLTTTVCGALKEGIKGQERDFNIFVCGGKGRASRRTPEEIRLFADRFGLDGERLIQVSRLVAKVDSTALQDGYQIYHHLFIGTGRGEWAIVQQGMNTQTRWARRYHWLSEGLDSFVVEPHKGIIGKRSDRVLNMVASEAETARKAIVEIAAQRPEMTVREVSKLNLPAHHPVLASDISPTYLHKVLLKTYEEPPEDFAQLLLVSGVGPKTVRALALVAEVAYGAPLSFRDPVTYSFAHGGKDGYPYPVSRDDYDRSIQFLERGIKEAKLGQYEKLRALRRLERWSSAMTRQ
- the purQ gene encoding phosphoribosylformylglycinamidine synthase I, whose amino-acid sequence is MVRVCVIFAAGINCDQETIFAFEKAGAKAERVHINILKKKPALLREYQVLVIPGGFSYGDYIASGRVLANEIRHNLAEEVSRFLAEGKPILGICNGFQVLVKCGLLPAFERPFEPQSVTLDTNDSARYEDRWVYLKRENSPCIFTQDLPEIIYLPVAHSEGKFIVNSPETLRRLKENRQIVFRYVTAEGKEAKYPENPNGSIAGIAGICDPSGRVFGLMPHPERYTMIEHHPRWHRERLTRPDGIAIFENAVRYARKNL
- a CDS encoding (2Fe-2S)-binding protein, with translation MPEKTFKRKLRSGDEATRITEHPILSFTRGPEVTFYFEGRPLKGYLGETIAAALVANGVRVFRYSERHNRPRGFFCAVGKCSSCLMIVDGRPNTMVCMEPLREGVRVERQKGRGKI
- a CDS encoding NAD(P)/FAD-dependent oxidoreductase — encoded protein: MAKEQIKHTQIAIVGGGPAGLSAGIVAAKLGARVCLIDDNPRLGGQLVKQTHKFFGSKSHYCGTRGIDIARILEDELRATGCEIILNTTCIGHFRPNILGLAGAESFTKLTYDRLIVATGASENNILFENNDLPGVYGAGAVQTLMNVYGIRPGKRVLMVGSGNIGLIVSYQLLQAGVEVVAVVEALPRIGGYHVHAAKLRRLGVPILVSHTIKAALGKDSVTGAIICRLNKRLEPLKGTEKRLKVDTICLAVGLSPLVELLSQIGCQIVYIPELGGLVAWHNDDLETSVPGVYVAGDVSGVEEASTAILEGRIAGANAVMSLLGKNNDAERIIQEAKRELSLIRQGPFGEKVAKGKKRLYALNQLTQA
- a CDS encoding decaprenyl-phosphate phosphoribosyltransferase, giving the protein MILAVLRSMRPKQWVKNLLVFAALVFSENLLDLPKVLKSFGAFVAFCLVSGAVYIYNDIVDKEQDRIHPKKRLRPIASGQLPVFPAAIAGTVAVIIGLGGGFYLDWRFGLIIAFYFLLQLAYSFSLKKIVVLDVMVVAAGFALRAISGTYVIRVQISPWLFVCAILLALFLALAKRRHELLFLEGGGISHRSVLGKYSETLLDQMIAVATSATVIAYCLYTIAPETVHKFGTHNLILTVPFVLYGIYRYLYLVYRKEEGGAPEKVLFTDLPLIIDVLLWLLSVVIILYFRR